Proteins encoded in a region of the Streptomyces violaceoruber genome:
- a CDS encoding YdcF family protein, whose translation MISTQNWADTRRLWDYHQMGHTPRPCSVAIGLGSHDLGVADTAAELYERGMAPLIVFTGATSPTTRERMPRGEAVHYRERALELGVPSSAVLVEPRARNTGDNIRFSRELLKEADVDVSSVLLISKPYEERRAYATARKLWPEVEIVSASSPMTLSEYVDSIGDARMVIDMLVGALQRLLVYPEEGYLISQPVPADVIEAYERLCQAGFTSRLLTIDAASS comes from the coding sequence GTGATCTCGACGCAGAACTGGGCCGACACACGACGTCTGTGGGACTACCACCAGATGGGCCATACGCCCCGGCCTTGTTCTGTCGCGATCGGACTCGGCAGTCACGACCTGGGCGTCGCCGACACGGCGGCCGAGCTGTACGAACGTGGCATGGCTCCGCTGATCGTATTCACGGGCGCCACCAGCCCCACGACGCGAGAGCGCATGCCGCGGGGCGAGGCGGTCCACTACCGGGAGCGGGCTCTTGAGCTTGGCGTCCCCAGCTCAGCCGTTTTGGTGGAGCCGCGGGCACGGAACACGGGGGACAACATCCGCTTCTCGCGGGAGCTGTTGAAGGAGGCCGACGTTGACGTGTCCTCGGTCTTGCTGATCAGCAAGCCGTACGAGGAGCGTCGGGCGTACGCGACGGCGCGCAAGCTGTGGCCCGAAGTTGAGATCGTTAGCGCGTCCAGCCCGATGACGCTGAGCGAGTACGTCGACTCCATCGGCGATGCCCGCATGGTCATCGACATGCTCGTTGGCGCACTACAGCGTCTGTTGGTCTACCCGGAAGAGGGCTACCTGATCAGCCAGCCCGTACCGGCCGACGTGATCGAGGCGTACGAGCGCCTTTGCCAAGCCGGATTCACGAGCCGACTCCTGACCATCGACGCAGCCTCGTCCTGA
- a CDS encoding GntR family transcriptional regulator, with the protein MAPKWRELADKLAEQIKGGDYAPGQQLPHIRELVEAGEGSKATVHAAYKALEAEGLVTSSRGHGTVVRQQVPLKRLGIARYDKAKWRDGDEVAFIADRVASGRPYRRNEQTQTVSLVEAPAEVAAAHSLPVGAPVYARARLVKEGDQPTHTLTSYYRPEHVEGTRIVDPTPGPAGRGGGFRVLYDAGYEIDHMQERIFARAPKADEVSLLQLPPGEPVVELHRTTYTADGTVVEFAIGVHAASRFAWEYDFKVPDSAKDREDQP; encoded by the coding sequence ATGGCGCCGAAGTGGCGGGAGCTGGCGGACAAGCTGGCTGAGCAGATCAAGGGGGGCGACTACGCCCCGGGCCAGCAGTTGCCGCACATCAGGGAACTGGTCGAGGCTGGCGAAGGCTCCAAGGCGACCGTTCACGCCGCCTACAAGGCGCTGGAAGCCGAGGGCCTGGTCACCTCGTCACGAGGTCACGGCACGGTTGTCCGGCAGCAAGTCCCGCTCAAGCGACTCGGTATCGCCAGGTACGACAAGGCGAAGTGGCGGGACGGCGACGAGGTGGCGTTCATCGCGGACCGTGTGGCTTCGGGGCGGCCGTACCGCCGCAACGAACAGACTCAGACGGTCAGCCTCGTTGAAGCGCCGGCGGAGGTGGCAGCCGCACACAGCCTGCCGGTGGGCGCCCCGGTCTACGCCCGCGCACGGCTTGTAAAGGAAGGCGACCAGCCGACGCACACTCTGACCAGCTACTACCGGCCCGAGCATGTCGAGGGCACGCGCATCGTTGACCCGACACCGGGACCCGCCGGTCGGGGTGGTGGCTTCCGTGTGCTGTACGACGCGGGCTACGAGATCGATCACATGCAGGAGAGGATCTTCGCCCGCGCCCCGAAGGCCGACGAAGTGAGTCTTCTGCAGCTGCCGCCTGGGGAACCGGTCGTCGAGCTGCACCGCACCACCTACACGGCGGACGGCACCGTGGTGGAGTTCGCCATCGGTGTGCATGCTGCGTCACGCTTCGCGTGGGAGTACGACTTCAAGGTGCCAGACTCAGCGAAGGACAGGGAAGACCAGCCGTGA
- a CDS encoding SCO3933 family regulatory protein — translation MPSFKIDLSTAVVFVATAPEPKMANKKTGERAVDRDTGAGLSTVGLLVSDEGEGNLYQVTIPETGYPEGLAPGMPVRVVGLKARDWENEFNGQKRHGISFRAVAITSAA, via the coding sequence ATGCCGTCCTTCAAGATCGACCTCTCCACCGCCGTGGTGTTCGTCGCGACCGCGCCGGAACCGAAGATGGCCAACAAGAAGACCGGAGAGCGGGCCGTCGACCGGGACACCGGTGCGGGACTGTCCACCGTGGGCCTGCTGGTCTCGGACGAGGGGGAGGGCAACCTCTACCAGGTCACTATCCCGGAGACGGGCTACCCCGAGGGTCTGGCCCCGGGCATGCCGGTCCGGGTGGTCGGCCTCAAGGCCCGTGACTGGGAGAACGAGTTCAACGGCCAGAAGCGGCACGGGATCTCGTTCCGCGCGGTCGCGATCACCTCGGCGGCCTGA
- a CDS encoding FtsK/SpoIIIE domain-containing protein produces the protein MADLTLLIEATGALAGAGGVSYAKHRAPRLYWSTVGLPLTWGRFTWSYRSTMDVCGLTVQPSGLRAFMTRNLSRREVRPVPPKVRRVRPTSTGLRITLRLPAGLEPADVATSSERLRHAFGVQSVTVAETKPGFVELRMTGYDVLRRVHLPRSAQPRGLRVPVALREDGTVFERDYRAVPMALTLGATLSGKSVYQRNLVKGLAQLPVGLIGIDCKRGVEHSRYAPRLSALATDPDMAGRLIDALVLEMGERFDLLALHGVSDVWDLPAKLRPVPLVVLIDEVAELFFVTSKKDEAARDRTVMQLVRLGQMARAVGIYLEVCGQRFGSDLGKGATALRAQLTGRVVHRVNDKQTAEMGLGDIAPDAVMAATSIRADRPGVAVAGDTSGGWSRIRTPETSPADAAAVCREFAHLTPELPFLAPFRPPARQMPPMPTVPPLVSPQP, from the coding sequence ATGGCTGACCTGACGCTGTTGATCGAGGCTACGGGGGCCCTGGCGGGTGCCGGTGGTGTCAGCTACGCGAAGCACCGGGCGCCGCGCCTGTACTGGTCGACGGTGGGTCTGCCGCTGACGTGGGGCCGGTTCACCTGGTCCTACCGGTCCACGATGGACGTGTGCGGGCTGACCGTGCAACCGTCCGGGCTGCGGGCCTTCATGACGCGCAACCTGTCCCGCCGTGAGGTGCGGCCGGTGCCGCCGAAGGTCCGTCGGGTCCGGCCCACCTCGACCGGGCTGCGCATCACGCTGCGCCTCCCGGCCGGCCTGGAGCCCGCCGACGTGGCCACCTCCTCGGAACGGCTGCGCCACGCCTTCGGCGTCCAGTCGGTCACCGTCGCGGAGACCAAGCCCGGCTTCGTAGAGCTGCGGATGACGGGCTACGACGTGCTGCGCCGGGTCCATCTTCCGCGCTCCGCACAGCCCCGCGGGCTGCGGGTTCCGGTGGCGTTGCGGGAGGACGGCACGGTCTTCGAGCGGGACTACCGCGCGGTTCCGATGGCGCTGACCCTCGGGGCCACGCTGTCCGGGAAGTCCGTCTACCAGCGCAATCTGGTCAAGGGCCTGGCACAGCTCCCGGTCGGGTTGATCGGCATCGACTGCAAGCGCGGCGTCGAGCACAGCCGGTACGCGCCCCGCCTGTCGGCTCTGGCCACCGACCCGGACATGGCGGGACGGCTGATAGACGCGCTGGTCCTGGAGATGGGCGAGCGTTTCGATCTCCTCGCCCTGCACGGGGTCTCGGACGTGTGGGACCTGCCCGCGAAGCTGCGGCCGGTGCCGCTGGTCGTCCTGATCGATGAGGTGGCAGAGCTGTTCTTCGTCACCTCGAAGAAAGATGAGGCAGCGCGGGACCGGACGGTCATGCAACTGGTGCGGCTGGGTCAGATGGCCCGTGCGGTCGGCATCTACCTGGAGGTCTGCGGGCAGCGCTTCGGCTCCGACCTCGGCAAGGGTGCCACCGCGCTGCGTGCCCAGCTCACCGGGCGTGTGGTCCACCGGGTCAACGACAAGCAGACCGCTGAAATGGGCTTGGGTGACATCGCTCCGGATGCGGTGATGGCGGCGACCTCGATCCGGGCCGATCGTCCCGGTGTCGCGGTGGCCGGTGACACCTCCGGTGGCTGGTCCCGCATCCGCACCCCGGAGACTTCGCCGGCCGATGCGGCGGCCGTGTGCCGGGAGTTCGCGCATCTCACTCCGGAGCTGCCGTTCCTGGCCCCGTTCCGGCCCCCGGCCCGGCAGATGCCGCCGATGCCCACCGTTCCGCCGCTGGTGTCCCCGCAGCCCTGA
- a CDS encoding DUF2637 domain-containing protein has translation MIRSIRIDAVLIQAVIAGALSFAHLHDLAEAAGQTGWKAWAYPVSVDLLLVAVWRRLRTERSKLAWFWFLVALVASLGANIATAGLLDLDHVPAWLRILVAGWPALAFLGGTLLAHTPTDHAPAPAPEPRPVPVVDRPAAPEPTQTPAPVPEIPTPEPAPALPQAPASTPAVPPALVDHARKVATEHRTRTGADIDTATLRDRLGIPEDLAGAIVAQLA, from the coding sequence GTGATCCGCTCGATCCGCATCGACGCCGTACTCATCCAGGCCGTAATTGCCGGGGCTCTGTCCTTCGCCCACCTGCACGACCTCGCCGAAGCGGCTGGCCAGACCGGGTGGAAGGCATGGGCCTATCCCGTCTCCGTCGACCTGCTCTTGGTCGCCGTGTGGCGTCGGCTACGCACTGAGCGCTCGAAGCTGGCTTGGTTCTGGTTCCTGGTTGCCCTGGTCGCCTCTCTCGGCGCGAACATCGCGACCGCCGGGCTCCTCGACCTGGACCATGTTCCGGCCTGGCTGCGCATCCTCGTGGCCGGTTGGCCCGCGCTGGCGTTCCTCGGCGGCACCCTGCTGGCCCACACCCCGACCGACCATGCACCGGCCCCGGCGCCCGAGCCTCGGCCCGTACCGGTCGTCGACCGACCCGCGGCTCCCGAACCGACCCAGACGCCTGCTCCGGTCCCGGAGATCCCGACACCGGAGCCTGCCCCGGCCCTGCCGCAGGCCCCGGCCTCGACTCCCGCGGTCCCGCCTGCGCTGGTCGACCACGCCCGAAAGGTCGCCACCGAACACCGCACCCGCACCGGAGCCGACATCGACACGGCCACATTGCGCGATCGCCTCGGCATCCCGGAAGACCTCGCCGGCGCCATCGTTGCCCAACTCGCCTGA
- a CDS encoding mobile element transfer protein — MRPNRFYDVIRVGPVRVASFNNGRGQTRHTAACTAPKCGFSNEYGDRSAAELAARTHRCA, encoded by the coding sequence GTGCGCCCGAACCGCTTCTACGACGTCATCCGCGTTGGCCCGGTCCGAGTGGCCTCGTTCAACAACGGCCGGGGCCAAACCCGGCACACCGCCGCCTGCACCGCGCCGAAGTGCGGATTCTCCAACGAATACGGTGACCGGTCGGCCGCCGAACTCGCCGCCCGCACCCACCGCTGCGCCTGA
- the repSA gene encoding replication initiator protein RepSA produces MTDTATMAGLDPATLADVLRLAGSTGFDRIQDQIRRTGGCSDPIHLTGSTDTRDATTGKVLHSYSTDTEPGGRLRLACGNRRASRCPACAWTYAGDTYHLIRAGLVGDPAKGTPETIRDHPRVFATLTAPSFGPVHNRPGSRPCRCGVRHAEDAPELGTPLDPDTYDYAGAVLWNNHASELWRYFTIYLRREIAKRAGLTQKAAKEQSRVSFGKVAEYQKRGAVHFHAVIRFDGPDGPDDTPPAWATLDLLTDAIHGAAARVEVDVPPAGDQPARTLKWGTQLDVRPIRAFGDGEDITEQAVASYVAKYATKAAETTGTVDRRIGSKDALVLLGVPDHPARLIAACLDLHALYPDRKLRDWAHMLGFRGHFSTKSRRYSTTLGELRQTRADYRAAQQRAALGLPDPDDEDATTLTLAHWTYAGHGHTPGESWLAANIRREIQHNRETAREELAGGALDESDQ; encoded by the coding sequence GTGACCGACACCGCCACCATGGCGGGCCTGGACCCGGCCACCCTCGCCGACGTGCTGAGGTTGGCCGGGTCCACCGGCTTCGACCGCATCCAGGACCAGATCCGCCGCACCGGCGGCTGCTCCGACCCCATCCACCTGACCGGCTCGACCGACACCCGCGACGCCACCACCGGCAAGGTGTTGCACTCCTACTCGACCGACACCGAACCCGGCGGACGGCTCCGCCTCGCCTGCGGCAACCGGCGGGCCTCCCGCTGCCCGGCCTGCGCCTGGACCTACGCCGGCGACACCTACCACCTCATCCGCGCGGGCCTCGTCGGCGACCCCGCCAAGGGCACCCCCGAAACGATCCGGGACCACCCGCGGGTGTTCGCCACCCTGACCGCCCCGTCGTTCGGCCCGGTCCACAATCGCCCCGGAAGCCGGCCCTGCCGCTGCGGTGTCCGCCACGCAGAGGACGCCCCGGAACTGGGCACCCCGCTCGACCCCGACACGTACGACTACGCCGGGGCTGTGCTCTGGAACAACCACGCCTCCGAGCTGTGGCGCTACTTCACGATCTACCTTCGCCGAGAGATCGCCAAGCGCGCCGGGCTCACCCAGAAAGCCGCCAAGGAACAGTCGCGGGTGTCCTTCGGCAAGGTGGCCGAGTACCAGAAGCGCGGCGCCGTGCACTTCCACGCCGTGATCCGCTTCGACGGACCCGACGGCCCGGACGACACCCCGCCCGCGTGGGCCACCCTCGACCTTCTTACCGACGCGATCCACGGCGCCGCCGCCCGCGTGGAAGTCGACGTGCCCCCGGCCGGGGACCAGCCTGCCCGCACTCTCAAGTGGGGCACGCAGCTCGACGTGCGCCCCATCCGGGCCTTCGGCGACGGCGAGGACATCACCGAACAAGCCGTGGCCTCCTACGTCGCCAAGTACGCCACGAAGGCAGCCGAGACCACCGGCACCGTAGACCGCCGCATCGGCAGCAAAGACGCCCTCGTCCTGCTCGGCGTGCCCGACCACCCCGCACGGCTCATCGCCGCATGCCTCGACCTGCACGCGCTCTACCCGGACCGCAAGCTCCGCGACTGGGCCCACATGCTCGGCTTCCGCGGCCACTTCTCCACGAAGTCCCGGCGCTACTCGACCACCCTCGGCGAACTGCGCCAGACCCGCGCCGATTACCGGGCAGCCCAGCAACGCGCCGCCCTCGGTCTGCCCGACCCCGACGACGAGGACGCCACCACGCTCACCCTCGCCCACTGGACCTACGCCGGCCACGGGCACACCCCCGGCGAATCCTGGCTCGCCGCCAACATCCGCCGCGAGATCCAGCACAACCGCGAAACCGCCCGCGAAGAACTGGCAGGAGGTGCCCTTGATGAGTCAGACCAGTAG
- a CDS encoding recombinase family protein, with product MARKVGVYTRISRDDEGESLGVARQQQDCERLADLRSWQVVKTYEDNDVSAFKRNVVRDEFELMLRDLRAGLIDGIVAYDLDRLARQPRDLERLIEIFDERPRLEFATVTNDINLGSPDGRTMARIMVAFANKSSHDASRRIKRKHLELAQQGKDSGGPAPYGWSKDDRTKVDPKAAEAIREAQREVLAGVRIGTIRTRWQQQGLGNPRAGTKRMAHHHVEQILTNPRLVGYRTYHGEILVGEDGEPVKGNWEQINSLEEWEAVCAAVAERKQKHPGKSLARKYLLSGIARCGLCKTKIRGQINNRWQPGSKAAKYTYQCSVVNGGCGKVGRVGEPVDRLIVQLALEEQRARAEVTAVPVDQRWPREDELQQVSQDITQLVDAERSKQITVATLLQLLPAKERLRDELKLERARFYKEQKQAEAKGDAANLTVEEFFALPVERQQEIVLHSLSAVIIHPAGRGRRKFDPSLIEPVWR from the coding sequence GTGGCACGCAAGGTAGGGGTCTACACCCGGATTTCTCGGGACGACGAGGGCGAGTCTCTGGGTGTCGCCAGGCAGCAGCAGGACTGCGAACGCCTCGCGGATCTCCGGTCGTGGCAGGTCGTGAAGACCTACGAGGACAACGACGTATCGGCGTTCAAGCGCAACGTCGTGCGCGACGAGTTCGAGCTGATGCTGAGAGACCTCCGCGCCGGCCTCATCGACGGAATCGTGGCCTACGACCTGGACCGCCTAGCCCGACAGCCGCGGGACCTGGAACGCCTCATCGAGATCTTCGACGAGCGGCCCCGCCTGGAGTTCGCCACCGTCACGAACGACATCAACCTTGGCTCTCCGGACGGCCGCACCATGGCCCGCATCATGGTCGCGTTCGCCAACAAGTCGTCGCACGATGCGTCACGCCGGATCAAGCGCAAGCACCTAGAGCTGGCCCAACAGGGCAAGGACAGCGGCGGGCCAGCGCCGTACGGCTGGAGCAAGGACGACCGCACCAAGGTCGACCCGAAGGCCGCCGAGGCCATCCGCGAGGCGCAGCGCGAAGTCCTCGCCGGCGTCCGCATCGGAACCATCCGGACCCGGTGGCAGCAACAGGGCTTGGGCAACCCGCGCGCAGGCACCAAGCGCATGGCCCACCACCACGTCGAGCAGATCCTGACCAACCCCAGACTGGTCGGCTACCGCACGTACCACGGTGAAATCCTGGTCGGCGAAGACGGCGAACCGGTCAAGGGCAACTGGGAGCAGATCAACAGCCTGGAAGAGTGGGAAGCCGTCTGCGCGGCCGTCGCCGAGCGGAAGCAGAAGCATCCCGGCAAGTCCCTCGCCCGTAAGTACCTGCTCTCGGGCATTGCCCGGTGCGGACTGTGCAAGACGAAGATCCGAGGACAGATCAACAACCGCTGGCAGCCAGGCTCGAAGGCCGCGAAATACACGTACCAGTGCTCCGTAGTGAACGGCGGATGCGGCAAGGTCGGACGGGTTGGAGAGCCCGTCGACAGGCTCATAGTCCAACTCGCACTCGAAGAACAGCGCGCGCGAGCAGAAGTAACCGCCGTCCCGGTCGATCAGCGGTGGCCGCGCGAGGACGAGTTGCAGCAGGTCTCCCAAGACATCACCCAACTCGTGGATGCCGAACGCTCGAAACAGATCACGGTGGCCACCCTCTTGCAGCTCTTGCCGGCCAAAGAGCGGCTGCGCGACGAACTTAAACTGGAGCGGGCCCGCTTCTACAAGGAGCAGAAGCAGGCCGAGGCCAAAGGCGACGCGGCGAACCTGACCGTCGAGGAGTTCTTTGCGCTGCCGGTGGAGCGCCAGCAGGAGATCGTGTTGCACAGCCTCTCAGCCGTGATCATTCACCCGGCCGGACGAGGACGCCGGAAGTTCGACCCGAGCCTGATCGAACCCGTCTGGCGGTGA
- a CDS encoding Yip1 family protein produces MSQLGRKGPPERPGPARHSPGPGTFEGVAGFRIGRGRDNGAPNARPQRPPYGQQAPQGPPYGGPATPQQPYPQPPYGGGAPGPGRAPGGSPWPQAPGGGHGGGPVGGHGEPEYFGDGGYGQGGPGGHPQQAPYDPYAANNPGHTQAFTVDDPYNQGDTYRAGSAPAPGPVGPRLHWKDLLKGVILAPNQTFLQMRDYAMWAPALIVTFLYGLLAVFGFDGAREEAINATLSNAIPIVLTTAVALVLSAFVLGVVTHTLARQLGGDGAWQPTVGLSMLIMSLTDAPRLVVAMFAGGDAPFVQILGWATWVAAGALLTLMVGRSHDLPWPKALGASAIQLIALLSIVKLGTF; encoded by the coding sequence ATGTCACAGCTCGGCCGCAAAGGACCCCCCGAACGGCCGGGCCCCGCACGTCACTCTCCGGGACCAGGTACGTTCGAAGGCGTGGCTGGATTCAGGATCGGACGCGGCCGGGACAACGGCGCTCCAAACGCGCGACCGCAACGCCCCCCGTACGGACAGCAGGCGCCCCAGGGACCCCCGTACGGCGGCCCGGCGACGCCTCAGCAGCCGTACCCGCAGCCGCCGTACGGAGGTGGCGCCCCCGGACCGGGCCGGGCCCCGGGCGGGTCGCCCTGGCCGCAGGCACCCGGCGGCGGGCACGGCGGCGGACCTGTCGGCGGGCACGGTGAGCCGGAGTACTTCGGCGACGGCGGCTACGGACAGGGCGGCCCCGGCGGTCACCCCCAGCAGGCCCCGTACGACCCGTACGCGGCCAACAACCCGGGCCACACCCAGGCGTTCACGGTCGACGACCCCTACAACCAGGGCGACACCTACCGCGCCGGCTCCGCCCCGGCCCCCGGCCCGGTCGGCCCCCGCCTGCACTGGAAGGACCTCCTGAAGGGCGTGATCCTCGCGCCCAACCAGACCTTCCTCCAGATGCGGGACTACGCGATGTGGGCCCCGGCGCTCATCGTGACGTTCCTCTACGGCCTGCTCGCGGTCTTCGGCTTCGACGGCGCCCGCGAGGAGGCGATCAACGCCACCCTCTCGAACGCCATCCCGATCGTCCTGACCACGGCGGTCGCGCTGGTGCTGAGCGCCTTCGTCCTGGGCGTGGTCACCCACACCCTGGCCCGCCAGCTCGGCGGCGACGGCGCCTGGCAGCCGACGGTCGGCCTCTCCATGCTGATCATGTCCCTCACGGACGCCCCGCGCCTGGTCGTCGCGATGTTCGCCGGCGGTGACGCGCCCTTCGTCCAGATCCTCGGCTGGGCCACCTGGGTCGCGGCCGGCGCCCTCCTCACCCTGATGGTCGGCCGCTCCCACGACCTGCCCTGGCCGAAGGCGCTCGGCGCCTCCGCCATCCAGCTGATCGCCCTGCTGTCGATCGTGAAGCTGGGCACGTTCTAG